Proteins encoded in a region of the Vitis riparia cultivar Riparia Gloire de Montpellier isolate 1030 chromosome 7, EGFV_Vit.rip_1.0, whole genome shotgun sequence genome:
- the LOC117919402 gene encoding probable E3 ubiquitin-protein ligase XERICO, whose product MAALSQFFSHLYTMTIVFFTLLLLEIVILVRSVTGIACNPDKRLITRSQYLDLIEEKSPTIRYRSAIMQEMLECAVCLSKFEDGEEIRKLQCKHIFHKGCLDMWLQQDCPTCPLCRRRVLPEEIVTKYHLQNQVEYDGSDEELIFLLSALHGNNLYRFM is encoded by the coding sequence ATGGCTGCTCTCTCCCAATTCTTCTCCCACCTCTACACCATGACGATAGTCTTTTTCACTCTGCTCCTACTCGAAATAGTAATCCTCGTCCGGTCGGTGACCGGAATCGCCTGCAACCCCGACAAACGGCTGATAACGCGGAGCCAGTACCTGGATTTAATCGAAGAAAAGAGCCCAACGATTCGGTACAGGAGCGCAATAATGCAGGAGATGCTGGAATGCGCAGTGTGTTTATCGAAGTTTGAAGATGGAGAGGAGATTAGGAAGCTTCAATGCAAGCATATATTTCATAAGGGGTGTTTGGATATGTGGTTGCAGCAAGACTGCCCGACATGCCCATTGTGCAGAAGACGGGTTTTGCCTGAGGAGATTGTTACCAAGTATCATCTACAAAACCAGGTAGAGTATGATGGGAGTGATGAGGAGCTTATCTTCTTGTTATCTGCATTACATGGTAACAATTTATACAGATTCatgtag